One Pararge aegeria chromosome 1, ilParAegt1.1, whole genome shotgun sequence genomic region harbors:
- the LOC120637164 gene encoding phenoloxidase-activating enzyme-like, which translates to MTPFVSHLLVLVLFSACCAAVGDTCGQTDNLPDPSTECCGLDQADDHREISGNAAINQFPWLALIEHNEGRITCTGVLISSRHVLTAAQCLYHAPKNVRLGEFNKTHIGPDCLNIKGKKVCNGGAITIPIGSVIAHPEFTRPNFHGHDIAIIKLAQRVPFNEFIRPICLPLSDITASPPDGFRLINAGWGSGPSSTQEDDVVKHYVELPYVPLKNCQNIYQSKLNELSSKIGDQHICAGGEKGLDSCRGDGGGPLMSEQNGRYTLEGIVSFGPVPCGREGVPSVYTRVYSYMPWIQSVTSS; encoded by the exons ATGACACCATTCGTGAGTCACTTACTTGTTTTGGTTCTGTTCTCGGCTTGCTGTGCCGCAGTCGGAG ATACCTGTGGACAAACGGACAATCTTCCTGATCCTTCGACAGAGTGCTGTGGACTTGATCAAGCCGATGACCACAGGGAGATAA GTGGAAATGCAGCTATAAATCAGTTCCCTTGGCTAGCACTCATAGAGCACAATGAAGGCAGGATCACGTGCACAGGAGTTCTGATAAGTTCCCGTCACGTGCTGACTGCCGCGCAATGCCTGTATCACGCCCC GAAGAATGTACGTCTCGGCGAATTTAACAAAACTCACATCGGTCCAGATTGTCTCAACATTAAGGGCAAGAAGGTTTGCAACGGTGGTGCCATCACCATTCCCATAGGATCGGTCATTGCACATCCAGAGTTCACAAGACCTAATTTCCATGGACATGACATTGCTATAATTAAACTTGCCCAAAGGGTACCTTTTAACG AATTCATTCGCCCAATCTGCCTTCCGCTATCAGACATTACAGCATCGCCACCTGATGGCTTCCGACTGATAAATGCAGGTTGGGGAAGTGGTCCCAGTAGCACTCAAGAGGATGATGTAGTGAAACATTACGTAGAGCTGCCCTACGTGCCATTGAAg AATTGCCAAAATATTTACCAGTCAAAATTAAACGAATTGTCATCAAAAATCGGCGACCAACACATCTGCGCGGGTGGTGAGAAAGGGCTCGACTCCTGCAGAGGTGATGGCGGAGGTCCTTTGATGTCTGAACAAAATGGTCGATATACTTTAGAGGGGATAGTGAGCTTCGGGCCAGTACCTTGCGGTAGAGAGGGAGTTCCAAGCGTGTACACCAGAGTTTACTCCTATATGCCTTGGATACAAAGCGTTACATCTtcctaa